A stretch of Coregonus clupeaformis isolate EN_2021a chromosome 37, ASM2061545v1, whole genome shotgun sequence DNA encodes these proteins:
- the LOC121553509 gene encoding cytochrome P450 1B1-like, with protein MDMQVIFEEMTWPSPRSILLGSLTFLFAMHLWRRIRRNWEVHSPPGPFAWPVIGNAIEVGKTPHLYFSRMARKYGDVFRIKLGCRDVVVLNGDAIRQALIKKGFDFAGRPDFTSFQYISNGDGIAFGTFSEWWKVHRKVAQSTVRMFSTGNTNTKKAFENHVVCEVRELLRLFLGKTKEHKYFQPMTYLVVSTANIMTAVCFGKRYSYDDAEFAQVVGRNDQFSQTVGAGSIVDVMPWLQYFPNPIKTIFENFKELNQEFSKFIVTKVVEHRQTIQSSTIRDMTDAFIMALDHSQDSSPGVSPGKDYVPPTIGDIFGASQDTLSTALQWIILILVRFPQIQLRLQEEVDKVVYRSRLPTIEDQSQLPYVMAFIYEVMRFTSFVPLTIPHSTITDTTIMGYTILKDTVIFINQWSSNHDPTRWTHPETFDPLRFLDQDSSLNKDLASSVLIFSLGKRRCIGEELSKMQLFLFTALLAHQAHFSPDPDKPPTIDYTYGLTLKPNNFSIAVHLRDSMEVLEEASQKPLYGETQEETGDSRSD; from the exons ATGGACATGCAAGTTATTTTCGAGGAGATGACCTGGCCATCGCCACGGAGTATATTATTGGGGTCTTTGACATTTCTCTTTGCCATGCACCTGTGGCGCAGGATTAGGCGGAACTGGGAAGTACACAGCCCGCCTGGACCGTTCGCTTGGCCGGTCATTGGGAACGCAATAGAGGTTGGGAAAACTCCTCACCTCTATTTCTCTCGCATGGCACGGAAATATGGGGATGTCTTTCGAATCAAACTTGGCTGCCGGGACGTTGTGGTGCTGAATGGCGACGCAATCAGGCAGGCGCTCATCAAAAAGGGATTTGATTTCGCAGGCAGACCGGACTTTACCTCTTTTCAATACATTTCCAATGGCGATGGCATTGCTTTTGGAACATTCAGCGAATGGTGGAAAGTGCACCGAAAAGTAGCCCAATCTACTGTTCGGATGTTTTCCACCGGCAACACGAACACCAAAAAGGCCTTCGAAAACCACGTTGTCTGCGAAGTTAGGGAGCTGCTCCGTCTTTTCCTGGGAAAAACGAAAGAGCACAAATATTTCCAGCCGATGACATACTTGGTGGTATCAACAGCTAACATAATGACCGCGGTGTGCTTTGGAAAGAGGTATTCCTACGACGACGCAGAGTTTGCGCAAGTGGTGGGACGAAATGACCAATTCTCCCAAACAGTGGGGGCTGGGAGCATCGTTGATGTGATGCCTTGGCTCCAGTATTTTCCCAACCCAATAAAAACAATTTTTGAAAATTTTAAAGAGCTCAACCAGGAGTTTAGTAAATTTATCGTTACTAAGGTTGTCGAGCATCGACAGACCATTCAGTCAAGCACAATCCGGGACATGACAGATGCTTTCATCATGGCATTGGACCATTCTCAGGACAGCTCGCCCGGGGTCTCACCAGGCAAAGATTATGTGCCACCCACTATTGGTGATATTTTTGGAGCAAGCCAAGACACACTGTCTACTGCACTCCAATGGATCATTCTGATACTTGTGAG GTTTCCTCAAATCCAGCTGCGTCTCCAAGAGGAAGTGGACAAAGTGGTCTACCGGAGCCGTCTGCCCACCATCGAGGACCAGTCGCAGTTGCCTTACGTGATGGCCTTTATCTACGAGGTGATGCGCTTCACCAGCTTTGTGCCGCTCACCATTCCCCACAGCACCATTACCGACACTACCATCATGGGCTACACCATCCTTAAGGACACAGTGATCTTCATCAACCAGTGGTCCAGCAACCACGACCCCACCAGGTGGACACACCCGGAGACCTTTGACCCCCTGCGCTTCCTGGACCAGGACAGCTCTTTGAACAAGGACCTGGCCAGCAGCGTGCTCATCTTCTCCTTGGGAAAGAGGCGGTGCATCGGAGAGGAGTTGTCCAAGATGCAGTTGTTCCTATTTACAGCATTGCTGGCACACCAGGCCCACTTTAGTCCCGACCCGGACAAGCCGCCGACCATTGACTACACCTACGGGCTGACCCTGAAGCCCAATAACTTCTCCATAGCAGTACATCTACGGGACAGCATGGAAGTCTTGGAGGAGGCTAGCCAAAAGCCCCTCTATGGGGAGACCCAGGAGGAAACAGGTGACTCCAGATCAGACTGA